In Dioscorea cayenensis subsp. rotundata cultivar TDr96_F1 chromosome 11, TDr96_F1_v2_PseudoChromosome.rev07_lg8_w22 25.fasta, whole genome shotgun sequence, a single genomic region encodes these proteins:
- the LOC120271636 gene encoding uncharacterized protein LOC120271636 — protein MALPRASGEYISGVDGFLDMAFQRTAQGQEILCPCKKCLNRNWYYRATVREHLIVYGFLEGYTEWVFHGEGLSMYFEGLPSHSNEGLDTLDVMDDMLQDMYRDIAVGENNLPRISEGPNTEAKKFYKLMEEGRQELYPGCKSFSRLSFIVRLYLFKCLHGLSNVAFGDLLDLLKEAFPDATIPGSFNEAKKTVRDLVLDYKKIHACPNDCMLFWDEHEEANNCHVCGASRWKLEDKFANDNAKSSTIPAKVLRYFPLTPRLQRLFMCEETATAMRWHAIDRPNDGNLRHPADAKAWKDFDNLHPEFAQDPRNVRLGLASDGFNPFSTMSISHSTWPVVLINYNLSPLVFMKSEYILLSMIIPGPKSPGKDIDIYMQPLIKELKHLWEIGVETYDATSKQTFLMRVALLWTISDFPAYAMLSGWSTKGMLACPYCNYGTCSKYLKHSRKICYMGHRRFLAQNHPWRHNKTSFDGTVEMRDAPIHLSSLDVAQKLSNYVNVFGKTQKKKPHDKNDPWRKKSIFF, from the coding sequence ATGGCTCTCCCAAGAGCTAGTGGGGAATATATTAGCGGAGTTGATGGTTTTCTAGATATGGCTTTTCAAAGGACCGCGCAAGGACAAGAAATACTTTGCCCGTGCAAAAAGTGTTTGAACCGTAATTGGTATTATAGAGCAACAGTGAGAGAACACTTGATAGTCTATGGTTTCTTAGAAGGCTATACTGAGTGGGTATTCCATGGAGAAGGATTGTCAATGTATTTTGAAGGATTACCATCACATAGTAATGAAGGACTTGATACTCTTGATGTCATGGATGATATGTTGCAAGATATGTATAGAGATATAGCAGTTGGAGAGAACAACCTCCCAAGGATTTCTGAAGGTCCTAATACAGAGGCAaagaaattttacaaattaatggAGGAAGGCCGACAGGAGCTTTATCCAGGGTGTAAGAGTTTCTCAAGGCTTTCTTTCATCGTTCGATTATATCTTTTCAAGTGTCTCCATGGGCTAAGTAATGTAGCATTTGGTGACCTTctagatttattaaaagaagcCTTTCCTGATGCTACAATTCCGGGTTCTTTTAATGAAGCTAAGAAGACAGTGAGAGATTTGGTTcttgattacaaaaaaatacatgcatgcccAAATGATTGTATGTTGTTTTGGGATGAGCATGAAGAAGCAAATAATTGTCATGTATGTGGTGCTTCTAGGTGGAAATTGGAGGACAAATTTGCAAATGATAATGCTAAATCCTCCACTATACCTGCTAAGGTTTTACGATACTTTCCTCTTACTCCTAGGCTACAAAGGTTATTCATGTGTGAAGAGACAGCTACTGCAATGAGATGGCATGCAATAGATCGTCCGAATGATGGAAATTTGAGGCATCCGGCTGATGCCAAAGCTTGGAAAGATTTTGATAATTTGCATCCTGAGTTTGCTCAAGACCCTCGCAATGTGAGGTTGGGACTTGCAAGTGATGGGTTCAATCCATTTTCAACGATGAGCATTTCACATAGCACATGGCCCGTTGTGTTAATCAATTACAATTTATCACCATTGGTTTTTATGAAGTCTGAATATATTTTATTGTCTATGATTATTCCGGGTCCTAAATCGCCTGGTAAAGACATTGATATCTACATGCAGCCTTTGATTAAAGAGTTGAAGCACTTATGGGAAATTGGTGTTGAAACATATGATGccacaagcaaacaaacatttcTCATGCGGGTGGCATTATTATGGACAATTAGCGACTTCCCAGCTTATGCTATGTTATCAGGATGGAGCACTAAAGGAATGTTAGCATGCCCTTATTGTAATTATGGGACTTGTTCCAAATATTTGAAGCATAGTAGAAAAATATGTTATATGGGTCATCGGAGATTTTTAGCTCAAAATCATCCTTGGCGTCATAACAAGACATCATTTGATGGTACTGTGGAGATGAGAGATGCCCCGATCCATTTGTCAAGTTTGGATGTTGCACAAAAGTTATCAAATTATGTGAATGTTTTTGGCAAGACACAAAAAAAGAAGCCTCATGATAAAAATGATCCATGGAGGAAAAagtccatttttttttag